The region GGTTGTTGTTCACGTCGAGGACCGGCGCGAGGTCGATATCGACGCCGAGCGCGCGCAGTTCACTCCCGACTGCTCGTCCGGCGCGGGACGCGAGTTCGGGGTCGTCCGTCGCACCCAGCGCCATCGCGCTCGGCAGTTCGGTGCCCCACGGGAGGCGCGCGACCCGACCGCCCTCCTGGTCGATGGACAGGAGCAAGGGGGGCTTTCCGTGGGGGACGAACCCCTGTAACGTGCGCGAGAGGGTCCGAAGCTGTCCCGGCGATTCGACGTTCCGGCTGAAGTAGATGACGCCGCCGAGGTGGCGCTCGGAGACGAGTTCTTCTATCGCCGCGGTTGGCGTCGTCCCGTCGAAACCCGCGACGAACAACTGTCCGACCTTCTCGGGGAGCGACAGGGACGACACGTCCACCTCGAAATCCGTGTGAGTGGCGGGTGGGTTCGTCGATTCCGCCGACTCGGGTTCGGTTGTCGAACTCATCGGTATCAGTACCGCCTGTAATCGTCTCGCACGTCGAGGAATTCCGTCCTGTCGTCTTCCCACCTGTCCGCGATGGTTTCGGCGATTTCACGCGGTTCGGCCGACGCGTCGGCGGCGTCTATCGTCTCGCGGAGATAGCTCCCGCCCGCCAGTTTATCGACGAAGAACTCGTCGTCGTAGGCTATCCACTCGCAATCGTCGTACGTCGTGAACGCCGAAGCGAGGACCGTCAGCCCGACCGTCACGGGGTCGATGGCGTCCCGGTCGAGGACGTGTATCTGGACGCCCGTCACGTTCTCGCGCTCGTGTTTGGAGAACGTCGGCGAGAAGTACGCCGGGCGGAAGGCGACGCCCTCCAACCCTTGGTTCGAAAGCTCCGTCGCCCAGTCGTCCGCATCTATCCACGGCGCGCCGACGAGTTCGAACGGCTTTGTCGTCCCACGCCCCTCCGAGAGGTTCGTGCCCTCGAAAAAGCACATGCCGGGGTATAACGTGGCCGTTCCCGGCGTCGGCATGTTCGGCGACGGATACACCCACGGGAGGCCGGTATCGGAAAACCAGTCGGAACGCGACCAGCCGCGCATCTCCACGACCTCCACGTCCGCGCCCACGTCGAACTCGCCGTTGAAGTAGGTCGCCAATTCGCCGACGGTCATCCCGTGGACGATGGGAAGTTCGTACGCGCCCACGAACGAGGCCACCTCGTCGTCGATTCGGTTGCCCGCGACGGATAGCGGCGAGATGGGATTCGGCCGGTCGAGGACGACCATCCGTTTTCCGGCCTCCGCGACCCCTTTCAGCGCGTAGCCCAGCGTGTAGATGAGCGTGTAAAACCGACATCCGACGTCCTGCATGTCGTAGACGATGGTGTCGATACCGTCCATCATCTCGGGGGTTAGCTGTTTCTGGTCCCCGTAGAGGCTCTTCACCGGAAGACCGGTGCGCTCGTCGATGCTGTCCTCGACCTTCACGCCCGCTTGTGCGTCACCCCGAATCCCGTGTTCGGGTCCGAACAGCTTCCGGAGGTCGAACTCCTCGCGGGCATCGAGGAGGTCTATCGTGGTGGTGAGGTTGCTGTCGGTTCCCGACGGGTTCGTGATGAGTCCCAATCGTTCGCCATCGACCGTCTCGAAGCGGTCGTTCAGCAACCGTTCTACGCCGAGTGTTACCATATCTTCGGCAATGCAGTAACTCCTTAAAAAACCCCGTGTGCGAGAGGGTAGGTGTCAGTATAATTATATTGAGAAGGCGCGATTGTAGTGTCACTTCTCCCCCTGTTCGCTCCCTCGTTCATCCATTCGATGACTCACTCACCGAGTGGCGCAGCGGCGAGGTCGAACCAGTCGAGGTGGTCCTCGGTCAACAGCGCGTGGTTGTAGACGCGAAGTTCGTCGCCGAGATCGCCGACGTCGGTCACGAATCGCCGCCACTCCGCTTCCGAACCGATGACGGCGGGGTCGAGGGTGAGGCCGACGTCGACCGGTAGCTCGACCGCCTCCCGATACCCCCGCACGCGACGGCGAGCGAGGTCGCGGTCGCCGGTGTAACAGAGCGCGACGATGCGGTCCAGATGAGCGCGAACGCGGTCGAGGACGACGCCCGCGGGCCATCCGTCGTTCGGGTCACGCCCGAGGCCGTCCGACGCCGAGTAGGTTAGCTCCACGTCACCGCTGGCCGCCGCGATGCGTTCGAGGAACGAGTCGATGACCGACGCGCGGAAGTCGAAGAGGTCGGCGAGGACGGGATACTCCTCCGCGAGTCGGGAGAGCGATTCGATTTGGGGAGTCGGCGTTCGAAGCACGTCGCGGGCGAGCGACTGGACGATCTCACGGGCGCGTTCGAAATCCACCTCGTGGCTCGCCGCCCGCGTTCGGCAGGCCGAACAGAAACACTGCGAGAGGAGGAGTTCTTCTGGCTTGCCGCGGACGACGTGGTTTTTCGAGTGGCCGAACGCGGCACCGTGGCCGTGGAAGGCGTTCGGAAAGCCGAGCGATTCGAGGTTGATAGCGGCGATGTCGTAATCGGCGAGCGAGCGCACGACGCCCTCGAAGTAGTCGTGAACCTCGGGATGGGACGGACAGAACGCGTGGTCGTGGGGGTCCCCGAAGGCGCTTTCGACGCGATACTCCGGGTTCGACGCGCCGAGGTTCGTGTTGTGGAAACAGACCAACCACGCCGTCACGTCGATATCCACCTCGGTCAACCGCTCGACGACCTCTCCGAACGGGTCGGGATGGCCGTCGATTTCGTTCACGGGGGGGTCGATGGGCGTATCGACGAACGACTCCGGGGCGGGGCGAAAGTAGCACCCGCCTTCGTACGATTCGAACAGACC is a window of Haladaptatus paucihalophilus DX253 DNA encoding:
- a CDS encoding exo-beta-N-acetylmuramidase NamZ family protein, encoding MVTLGVERLLNDRFETVDGERLGLITNPSGTDSNLTTTIDLLDAREEFDLRKLFGPEHGIRGDAQAGVKVEDSIDERTGLPVKSLYGDQKQLTPEMMDGIDTIVYDMQDVGCRFYTLIYTLGYALKGVAEAGKRMVVLDRPNPISPLSVAGNRIDDEVASFVGAYELPIVHGMTVGELATYFNGEFDVGADVEVVEMRGWSRSDWFSDTGLPWVYPSPNMPTPGTATLYPGMCFFEGTNLSEGRGTTKPFELVGAPWIDADDWATELSNQGLEGVAFRPAYFSPTFSKHERENVTGVQIHVLDRDAIDPVTVGLTVLASAFTTYDDCEWIAYDDEFFVDKLAGGSYLRETIDAADASAEPREIAETIADRWEDDRTEFLDVRDDYRRY